The following are encoded in a window of Elusimicrobiota bacterium genomic DNA:
- a CDS encoding NAD(+)/NADH kinase: protein MIIGIIANMKKQQIRAFIPELLTWMKANRCRYVLPYTSGTNKRIDIALTLGGDGMVLKTARMLAGKNIPILPVHMGTLGFLASVKKTQVFDVLGDVLKKKISVTKISMLNVKVTRGKRVVKQYVALNDAVVRVGDVARAVVVEVRIGGEKYINFTGDGVIISSPVGSSAYALAAGGPVVSPSAKVLLLTPLAAHKLTARPVVVEDAEYIESIVLDDAGNTSLTIDGQESIKLRNNDVVRVEKSKKTVTFLRSVNTFLETLRSKFG from the coding sequence ATGATTATCGGTATAATTGCAAACATGAAGAAACAGCAGATCCGCGCGTTTATCCCGGAACTTCTTACGTGGATGAAAGCTAATAGATGTAGGTACGTTTTGCCGTATACATCCGGTACTAATAAACGTATTGATATTGCGTTAACCCTCGGTGGGGACGGGATGGTACTAAAAACCGCGAGGATGCTCGCCGGAAAAAATATTCCTATCTTGCCGGTACACATGGGAACTCTTGGTTTTCTTGCGTCTGTGAAGAAAACCCAGGTATTTGATGTTTTGGGGGATGTGCTAAAAAAGAAAATTAGTGTAACCAAAATCAGTATGCTTAACGTAAAAGTTACCCGCGGAAAACGCGTGGTTAAACAGTATGTCGCGTTAAACGATGCGGTGGTGAGGGTTGGTGATGTAGCCCGGGCGGTAGTTGTGGAAGTGCGTATCGGCGGGGAAAAGTATATTAATTTTACGGGGGACGGTGTTATTATTTCGTCACCTGTAGGAAGCAGTGCGTATGCATTAGCTGCCGGCGGGCCGGTAGTATCGCCTTCAGCTAAAGTGTTGCTCCTGACACCGTTAGCTGCGCATAAACTTACCGCAAGGCCTGTAGTGGTTGAGGATGCTGAGTATATAGAGTCTATAGTGCTGGATGACGCGGGGAATACGTCATTAACAATTGACGGGCAGGAAAGTATTAAGTTACGGAATAATGATGTTGTGCGTGTAGAGAAAAGCA